A part of Marinobacter psychrophilus genomic DNA contains:
- a CDS encoding ABC transporter ATP-binding protein — MTEPLLKVRGLGKHFVNAGQTVDVLSGLELTLAQGESLALMGRSGSGKSTLLNILCGLEQPDAGFLSIAGEHFAADLSASGPNQQRWAMLRRQRIGVVFQEANLMPALSLLDNVRLRARLAGQSDQHCGDWLKRLGIGELAQRYPDQVSGGQRQRAALAMVFAMRPSLILADEPTGSLDARTALEVVDELFHQQAASGCALILATHDSTLAARCGQRLDLAQMGA; from the coding sequence GTGACTGAACCATTACTGAAAGTACGCGGCCTGGGTAAGCACTTTGTGAACGCTGGGCAAACTGTAGACGTGCTATCTGGGCTTGAGCTAACTCTGGCGCAGGGCGAATCCCTGGCGCTGATGGGCCGCTCCGGCTCTGGAAAAAGCACCCTGTTGAATATTCTGTGCGGCTTGGAGCAGCCCGACGCCGGCTTTTTGAGCATTGCGGGTGAACACTTTGCGGCAGATTTGAGCGCAAGCGGGCCAAACCAGCAACGCTGGGCTATGCTGCGGCGTCAGCGCATTGGCGTGGTGTTTCAGGAAGCTAACTTAATGCCGGCGTTGTCGTTGCTGGACAATGTGCGTCTGCGGGCCAGGCTTGCAGGGCAAAGCGACCAGCATTGCGGTGACTGGCTAAAGCGCTTGGGGATTGGCGAGCTGGCGCAGCGCTACCCGGATCAGGTCTCCGGTGGCCAGCGCCAGCGCGCGGCTTTGGCCATGGTGTTTGCCATGCGCCCGTCACTGATACTGGCAGACGAGCCTACCGGTAGCCTGGACGCCCGCACAGCACTTGAGGTGGTCGATGAGCTGTTTCACCAGCAAGCTGCCAGTGGTTGTGCGTTGATACTGGCCACCCACGATTCAACATTGGCTGCCCGCTGTGGCCAGCGTTTGGACCTCGCTCAAATGGGAGCTTAG
- a CDS encoding proteasome-type protease: MTYCVAMRLADGLLFASDSRTNAGFDQISTFRKMHIFEQPGERELVLLSAGNLATSQSVISLLERRAITDVTNVLNTKCMFETAEIVGQTMREVIRRDNPDGKLSHVDFSCSLILGGQIQGEEPRLFNIYPEGNFIEATEETPYFQIGESKYGKPILDRVMNYHTSLDRAYQCALISFDSTMKSNLSVGMPLDVAIYRKDGLKPCFVDRVEEQCEYFLTLRQQWHRGIQDLMVGLEPPHLD, from the coding sequence ATGACCTATTGCGTAGCGATGCGACTTGCCGACGGTTTGTTGTTCGCATCCGACTCTCGGACCAACGCCGGTTTTGACCAGATTTCCACATTTCGAAAGATGCATATCTTTGAGCAGCCGGGGGAACGCGAACTGGTTCTGTTATCGGCCGGCAACCTGGCGACCAGCCAGAGTGTGATCAGCCTGCTTGAACGACGGGCAATTACAGACGTAACGAACGTACTCAACACCAAATGCATGTTTGAAACCGCCGAGATTGTCGGCCAGACCATGCGCGAAGTGATCCGCCGGGATAACCCCGATGGCAAACTGAGTCATGTGGATTTTAGCTGTTCCCTCATTCTTGGCGGCCAGATCCAGGGAGAAGAACCGCGCCTTTTTAATATCTACCCGGAAGGTAACTTCATTGAGGCGACGGAAGAAACCCCCTATTTCCAGATCGGCGAATCCAAGTACGGCAAGCCGATTCTCGATCGAGTGATGAATTATCACACCTCTCTGGACCGTGCCTACCAGTGTGCCCTGATTTCATTCGACTCCACCATGAAAAGCAATCTGTCCGTAGGGATGCCGTTAGACGTTGCGATCTATCGTAAGGACGGCTTGAAGCCCTGTTTTGTAGACCGTGTGGAAGAACAGTGCGAGTATTTCCTTACCCTCAGACAGCAATGGCACCGAGGCATCCAGGATTTAATGGTCGGTTTGGAGCCGCCACATCTGGACTAG
- a CDS encoding ABC transporter permease has translation MFLFPASQFSTLFSALFSHYRRHPLQLLALALMIMLATMLWTGVNHLTTQARASLGQSEQAVAARSQLERIDGQALTVADFVTLRRAGLCVTPWLEVERPGQGGRLVGVDPLAAGCFAQAAPAGSNNSPEPIDSPESSKEPAPAWVPVLNGEPFIDISEAVALAQNVAPGKVSLSLLIVPPEPASALPADYRMTGFSLGPDTGELGDSFLLNLDALGFLVLLITALLLRSVYQLGIAQRRDSFALLQRFGVMPSAINQVLLVEILLLALLSVVPGVWLGRLLAGTVSGGFGQALDSLFDTPLYASQSENWLTPIATMMAIVLLVCLAQNVRALLLRSAAMLPFALPAKFLTGFGVRPWPWLAMSLAAAGLAMALMAQSLPLVFFAVALVFAATGIAAPFTIAALSATLARKTQEPLARWRHTELGVMARRLALPLVALQFALAMVLAVQALVTVFEATFDEWLGQRLAADYFIEVPAGASADAAAQWLAAQPELAQSGDWHQVVSGVAQLPAAADPKMNDPKVADSKIGRKAQSVDLLALGPVGPLLTMWSLQAADDQPWQGFAAGEGVMVNEQLARRYPLAVGDTLVLTLANTRLELPVLAIYADYGRPAGEVLVNIELLPDEFVPAFESFSISTGASDMTTITDGLQRLWQVESVRVRDNKRIRELADAVFDQTFLLTRAMTFVTLVLAAVALLIMGWVFFSTRAWYFRLLQVWGLTKRQVLAQLGQLALTLTLSITLLALPLGVWLTWVLVHRINPLAFGWSLPMAIYPGFWLQLGVVSVLIGLSITLLMRSQLGGSGPKPVSAASLRGDER, from the coding sequence ATGTTCCTGTTTCCAGCCTCCCAGTTTTCAACTCTGTTCTCCGCTCTGTTCAGCCATTATCGCCGCCATCCCCTGCAACTGCTGGCGCTGGCGCTGATGATTATGCTGGCCACCATGTTGTGGACCGGCGTGAATCACCTGACGACTCAGGCGCGAGCCAGTCTGGGCCAGAGCGAGCAGGCCGTGGCCGCACGCAGTCAGTTAGAGCGCATTGATGGCCAGGCACTGACGGTGGCTGATTTTGTAACCCTGCGCCGTGCCGGCCTGTGCGTAACGCCCTGGCTGGAAGTGGAGCGCCCGGGGCAGGGCGGCCGGTTGGTGGGGGTAGACCCGCTGGCCGCTGGTTGCTTTGCGCAAGCTGCCCCTGCTGGCAGTAACAACAGCCCTGAACCAATAGACAGTCCTGAGTCGTCAAAAGAACCTGCGCCGGCCTGGGTCCCAGTGTTAAACGGGGAGCCTTTTATCGACATCAGCGAAGCCGTGGCGCTGGCGCAGAATGTCGCCCCGGGCAAGGTAAGCCTGAGCCTGTTAATCGTGCCGCCTGAGCCGGCATCTGCTTTGCCCGCAGATTATCGGATGACGGGTTTCTCATTGGGCCCTGACACCGGCGAGTTGGGCGACAGCTTTCTGTTGAATCTAGACGCTCTGGGATTTTTAGTGTTGTTGATTACGGCCTTGCTGCTGCGCAGCGTTTACCAATTGGGCATAGCCCAGCGCCGTGACAGCTTTGCCCTGCTGCAGCGGTTTGGCGTTATGCCGTCAGCCATTAACCAAGTATTACTGGTCGAAATTCTGCTGTTGGCGCTGCTGAGCGTGGTACCGGGTGTGTGGCTTGGGCGCCTGCTGGCGGGTACCGTGAGCGGTGGTTTTGGTCAAGCTTTGGACAGCCTGTTCGATACTCCGCTGTACGCCAGCCAATCAGAAAACTGGCTTACGCCGATAGCGACCATGATGGCCATCGTGCTGTTGGTGTGCCTGGCGCAGAATGTGCGGGCGCTGCTGTTGCGCTCGGCGGCCATGTTGCCGTTCGCTTTACCGGCGAAGTTTTTGACTGGATTTGGAGTGAGGCCGTGGCCTTGGTTGGCGATGTCTTTGGCTGCGGCCGGCCTGGCGATGGCGCTGATGGCGCAGTCACTGCCGCTGGTGTTTTTTGCGGTCGCGCTGGTGTTTGCCGCTACCGGTATTGCCGCGCCATTTACCATTGCCGCGCTGTCTGCAACCCTTGCCCGGAAAACGCAGGAGCCATTAGCGCGCTGGCGCCACACCGAGCTTGGGGTTATGGCGCGCAGGCTGGCATTGCCTTTGGTTGCGTTGCAGTTTGCGCTGGCGATGGTGTTGGCGGTGCAGGCATTGGTAACTGTGTTTGAAGCCACCTTTGATGAGTGGCTGGGCCAGCGCTTAGCCGCCGATTATTTTATTGAAGTGCCTGCCGGTGCCAGCGCAGATGCGGCGGCGCAGTGGCTGGCTGCGCAGCCAGAGCTGGCGCAAAGCGGCGACTGGCATCAAGTGGTGAGCGGCGTAGCGCAATTGCCGGCAGCGGCGGATCCAAAAATGAATGACCCGAAAGTGGCTGATTCAAAAATAGGCAGAAAAGCGCAGTCGGTTGACTTGCTCGCGTTGGGGCCTGTTGGCCCGCTACTGACCATGTGGAGCCTGCAGGCTGCGGATGACCAGCCCTGGCAGGGTTTTGCAGCGGGTGAAGGCGTTATGGTGAACGAGCAGTTGGCGCGTCGTTACCCGTTGGCGGTAGGGGATACCTTGGTGCTGACATTGGCGAACACTCGGCTTGAACTGCCGGTGCTGGCGATTTATGCGGATTACGGCCGCCCCGCCGGGGAAGTGTTGGTCAATATTGAGCTCTTGCCGGACGAGTTTGTGCCGGCGTTTGAAAGTTTTTCGATCAGCACAGGCGCAAGCGACATGACGACGATAACCGATGGCCTTCAGCGGCTATGGCAGGTAGAAAGCGTGCGGGTACGTGATAATAAGCGAATCCGCGAGTTGGCCGATGCGGTGTTCGACCAGACGTTTTTGCTGACCCGCGCCATGACCTTTGTCACTCTGGTGCTGGCGGCGGTTGCCTTACTGATTATGGGCTGGGTGTTTTTCAGCACCCGGGCCTGGTATTTTCGCTTGCTTCAGGTGTGGGGACTCACCAAACGCCAGGTTCTGGCGCAGCTGGGCCAGCTGGCGCTTACCCTGACTCTGTCGATTACCCTGTTGGCATTGCCGCTCGGCGTCTGGTTGACCTGGGTTCTGGTGCATCGAATTAATCCATTGGCTTTTGGCTGGTCTTTACCGATGGCGATCTACCCAGGATTCTGGCTTCAGTTGGGGGTTGTGAGTGTCTTGATCGGGCTTAGCATTACGCTGCTGATGCGCAGCCAGCTTGGCGGAAGTGGCCCAAAACCGGTTTCCGCCGCCAGCCTGCGAGGTGATGAACGATGA
- a CDS encoding transglutaminase family protein produces MRLKIHHETRYTYETPVQNSTQYIRLTPKNTPQQRIHDWKLHTPGETSQMMDGFGNPVTVMTLDEAVPEIVLTAEGVVDLTGKPLTRDDSPFPPQVFLRHTALTETDEALKKFASQYSCNKRSLVRLMTHLREHIAFMPGATTVTHTASEAFKLGAGVCQDHTHIFIACCRHIGVPARYVSGYIHSASTDHVVTHAWAEAWIGSNWLTFDVVNTLIVAESHIKLAVGLDYRDAAPVRGVRSGGGMELMETRAWVTEATGSQ; encoded by the coding sequence ATGAGACTCAAAATTCATCATGAGACACGATACACCTACGAAACCCCGGTTCAGAACAGTACTCAATATATCCGTTTGACACCGAAGAACACACCCCAGCAACGGATTCATGACTGGAAGCTTCACACGCCGGGCGAAACCAGCCAGATGATGGACGGGTTCGGCAATCCGGTGACCGTGATGACCCTTGATGAGGCTGTCCCGGAGATTGTTTTGACGGCAGAAGGCGTAGTGGACCTGACCGGTAAACCACTGACCCGTGACGACTCACCCTTTCCGCCCCAGGTATTCCTGAGGCACACGGCCCTGACAGAGACAGACGAGGCCCTCAAAAAATTCGCCAGTCAATACTCATGCAACAAGCGCAGCCTGGTGCGTCTGATGACACACCTTCGTGAGCATATTGCGTTTATGCCCGGTGCGACTACGGTTACCCATACCGCCAGCGAAGCCTTCAAGCTGGGTGCCGGCGTGTGCCAGGATCACACCCATATTTTTATTGCCTGTTGCCGCCATATTGGCGTTCCTGCCCGCTACGTCAGCGGCTACATTCATTCCGCCAGCACTGATCATGTCGTCACTCATGCCTGGGCAGAAGCGTGGATCGGTAGCAACTGGCTGACCTTTGATGTGGTCAACACCCTGATTGTGGCTGAAAGCCACATAAAACTGGCGGTGGGGCTTGATTACCGGGATGCTGCGCCGGTCAGGGGCGTACGCAGCGGCGGCGGCATGGAGCTGATGGAAACCCGCGCATGGGTAACGGAAGCGACAGGCAGTCAGTAA
- a CDS encoding alpha-E domain-containing protein translates to MLSRAASSLFWMARYLERAESQARLLDVSLTMALIDVPEDRIEQLSVPLLVSGTREVFFEYYDDITPQNLIDFLLLDDRHPASVFNIIRSARDNALHVRGNLSADVWESINQAWLELKELQKKGVTESNASSVFDWVRERSHMFRGAAYGTLLRNDAFHFLRLGTFIERADTTARVLDIRHVMAMKAMEEQATRAFFEWTAVLHSLAAFEAYQNTYGHNLEPMNVAELLILKPDVPRSLHGCLKEISSLLERIESGSAKRSRRLASSLYANIHFGDRDFIEERGLNAYLVDFLDRIQGIAGQIQKDYMGWQQ, encoded by the coding sequence ATGCTGAGCCGCGCTGCCTCCAGTCTGTTCTGGATGGCCCGTTATCTCGAACGGGCAGAAAGCCAGGCAAGACTCCTTGATGTCAGTCTGACCATGGCCCTGATTGATGTACCAGAAGACCGGATTGAACAGCTATCGGTCCCATTATTGGTTTCCGGAACCCGGGAGGTCTTCTTTGAATACTATGATGACATCACACCCCAGAACCTGATTGACTTTCTGCTGCTGGATGATCGCCATCCGGCCAGCGTATTCAATATTATCCGAAGCGCACGTGATAATGCCCTGCACGTTCGGGGCAACCTGTCAGCTGACGTATGGGAAAGCATCAACCAGGCCTGGCTTGAGCTCAAAGAGCTGCAAAAGAAAGGCGTAACCGAATCCAATGCCAGCAGTGTTTTTGACTGGGTTCGGGAACGTTCTCACATGTTCAGAGGCGCGGCCTACGGCACTTTGCTGCGCAATGACGCTTTTCACTTTTTGCGCCTGGGCACTTTTATCGAACGGGCTGACACCACCGCCCGGGTGCTCGACATCCGTCATGTAATGGCGATGAAAGCCATGGAAGAACAAGCCACCCGAGCATTTTTCGAGTGGACTGCCGTTCTGCACTCACTGGCGGCCTTCGAGGCCTATCAGAATACCTACGGCCACAATCTGGAGCCGATGAATGTGGCAGAACTGCTCATTTTAAAGCCTGATGTGCCCCGCTCGCTGCACGGCTGCCTGAAAGAAATTTCCAGCCTGCTCGAACGGATTGAAAGCGGCAGCGCAAAGCGTTCCCGCCGCCTGGCTTCCAGCCTGTACGCCAATATTCACTTTGGCGACCGTGATTTTATAGAAGAGCGCGGGCTGAATGCGTATCTGGTGGACTTTTTAGATCGCATTCAGGGTATTGCCGGACAAATCCAGAAGGACTATATGGGGTGGCAGCAATGA
- a CDS encoding lipocalin-like domain-containing protein, with amino-acid sequence MIKTQKWPTGFFQKVATLVLLSASVLLAGCSQEQDTGGFAGLAQAIDSSQSEPFLQPGPGDRLRFPDDWGPHPQHRIEWWYLTANLKTADGEPVGVQWTQFRQAIEPRPASEQPPAAELWPLQAAWMAHAAVSLKGEHRFAEKFARGDIGQAGAVASPLDIWLDDWRLTEQPDGALRLQVNTSEWGYDLLLQVQGEPVAHGDQGFSAKSASGEGSMYFSLVDIAISGELTLEGETQTVTGRGWFDREWSSQFLKTGQQGWDWFALHLESGDKLMAFRLRDGSGSFQSGTWIPENGDPVALSPEELSLQELDWRNNVPVRWRLSIPAHQVDLELSAPSGDYLNRGLFPYWESPVSVSGSHSGEGYMELTGY; translated from the coding sequence ATGATAAAAACACAAAAATGGCCCACAGGTTTTTTTCAAAAAGTCGCAACTCTTGTGTTGCTATCCGCCTCTGTGCTGTTGGCAGGGTGCTCGCAAGAGCAAGACACCGGTGGTTTTGCCGGCCTGGCTCAGGCCATCGACAGCAGTCAGAGTGAGCCCTTCTTACAGCCAGGGCCGGGGGATCGGCTGCGTTTTCCCGATGACTGGGGCCCGCACCCGCAACATCGTATTGAATGGTGGTATTTAACGGCCAATCTGAAAACCGCAGACGGCGAGCCGGTAGGCGTGCAGTGGACCCAGTTTCGCCAGGCTATTGAACCACGCCCTGCATCAGAACAGCCGCCGGCAGCAGAACTGTGGCCGTTGCAGGCAGCCTGGATGGCTCATGCGGCGGTCAGCCTTAAAGGTGAACATCGATTTGCCGAAAAATTCGCTCGCGGCGACATTGGCCAGGCCGGGGCCGTGGCCAGCCCATTGGATATCTGGCTTGATGACTGGCGGCTGACCGAGCAGCCTGACGGCGCCTTACGCCTGCAGGTGAACACGTCCGAGTGGGGTTACGATCTGCTGTTGCAAGTTCAGGGCGAACCAGTGGCTCATGGTGACCAGGGTTTCAGCGCGAAGTCTGCAAGCGGCGAGGGCTCAATGTATTTTAGCCTGGTTGACATTGCCATCAGCGGTGAGCTGACACTTGAGGGCGAAACCCAAACGGTGACTGGCAGAGGATGGTTTGATCGGGAGTGGAGCAGCCAGTTTTTGAAAACCGGGCAGCAGGGCTGGGATTGGTTTGCTCTTCACCTGGAAAGTGGAGACAAGCTGATGGCATTCCGTTTGCGGGATGGCAGCGGCAGCTTCCAGTCTGGCACCTGGATTCCTGAAAACGGTGACCCTGTGGCGCTGAGCCCTGAGGAGCTGAGCCTGCAGGAACTTGATTGGCGCAACAATGTGCCGGTGCGCTGGCGGCTGAGTATTCCGGCTCATCAGGTAGACCTGGAACTGAGCGCGCCGTCCGGTGATTATCTCAATCGGGGGCTTTTCCCCTATTGGGAAAGTCCGGTCAGTGTGTCAGGCAGTCACTCTGGCGAGGGTTACATGGAACTGACCGGTTATTAA
- a CDS encoding efflux RND transporter permease subunit produces the protein MTDQPAIEKPEINGSEAPPPRRGVIGFFVHHKLAANLVMLVMLLGGVLALTRMNVQFFPTFALDVVSVRVVWSGASAEDIEQGITNPLEQRLRSVQSLKKMTSTSAQGVSSITLEFQEGSDPIQTLDDTRQRVDEFNNFPADAEEPRVSRIERYEPVARLLLYGDVDADELRYLTYRFEDELLQRGIDNVSIRGLPEQQISIDVPVERLETLGLSLEQIAERVAAVSRDLPAGLLGQQDATRELRAVEQARSPQQFGEIPLLSGDRIQLRLGDIASIRQESRDNPLTLTRDDFPAVELQLRRAEDGDSLAAAKVLKDWLADTRATLPPNLQLEVYDETWQLLDDRISLLTTNGLGGLVLVVLLLYLFLPGRVALWVAVGIPTAFLAALAILWLVGGSINMISLFALIMALGVIVDDAIVVGEDADAHARLGQPSMAAAEGAAKRMVWPVLASSLTTVAAFTPLLIVGGVIGNILGDIPLVMICVLIASLLECFVVLPAHLRHAFVPRKAKAFSNSAGARLVRAPAEGIRRLRSGFEQGFDRFREGRFRRFSHYSLHHRGFTLAVALGLAIMTVGLLSGGRIGFNFFPTPEPSVLYANASFVAGTDSRRVDQFMATMAKSLNANEEALGGNLLLHAVTTRGGTLGAGGSSRKGEELGSMMIEMVPSDERSVRNAEFISELRARLPLPAGLENLSITEREAGPPGSDINVRLTGPDATNLKRAAEEVVQALSVLPGVLDAEDDMPWGREQLIYQVSPWGEAMGLTTTDLGRQLRAAFDGRVAQIYQDGRDEMEVRVQLPRYQRERLATLSQITIRVPDGRFVPLTQVVMLDHRQGFEALRHADGLLAIEVSASLNTDVSTTSDVIASLEAKALPAIVSRYNVRYSFEGRSADQRETIDDMKTGLIIGLALMYVVLAWVFASWSLPLIVMAIIPFALVGAILGHWLMGMQLTVLSLFGLFGLSGIVVNNAIILVSFYNQQREAGLGVDAALNEAVVQRVRAVLLTSLTTIGGLLPLLFETSLQAQFLIPMATSIAFGLGLSTLLVLLVIPALLSYLEQLRAWWAKEPT, from the coding sequence GTGACCGACCAGCCCGCTATTGAAAAGCCTGAAATTAACGGCTCTGAAGCCCCACCACCGCGACGCGGCGTGATCGGGTTTTTCGTGCATCACAAACTGGCGGCCAACCTGGTGATGCTGGTGATGCTGCTGGGCGGCGTGTTGGCACTGACTCGGATGAATGTGCAGTTCTTTCCCACATTTGCTCTGGATGTGGTCAGCGTGCGCGTGGTGTGGAGCGGTGCCTCCGCGGAAGACATCGAGCAGGGTATTACCAACCCTCTGGAGCAGCGCTTACGCAGCGTACAGAGCCTGAAAAAGATGACGTCCACTTCGGCTCAGGGTGTGTCGTCCATTACACTGGAGTTTCAGGAGGGCAGTGACCCGATTCAGACGCTCGACGACACCCGCCAGCGGGTGGACGAATTCAATAATTTTCCGGCCGATGCCGAAGAACCGCGAGTCTCGCGAATTGAACGCTATGAGCCGGTGGCGCGTCTGCTGTTGTACGGCGATGTGGACGCGGATGAACTGCGCTATCTGACCTACCGTTTTGAAGACGAATTGCTGCAACGCGGCATCGATAACGTATCAATTCGCGGCCTGCCGGAACAGCAGATCAGCATTGATGTGCCGGTGGAGCGACTGGAAACCCTGGGTCTGTCGCTGGAGCAGATTGCCGAGCGTGTGGCCGCCGTATCGCGGGATTTGCCCGCCGGTCTGTTGGGCCAGCAAGACGCCACCCGGGAATTGCGCGCGGTAGAGCAGGCCCGTAGTCCTCAGCAGTTCGGCGAAATTCCGTTGCTCAGTGGTGATCGCATCCAGTTGCGCCTGGGGGACATTGCCAGTATCCGCCAGGAATCCCGCGACAACCCGCTCACTCTAACCCGCGATGATTTTCCTGCGGTCGAGCTGCAGCTGCGGCGGGCCGAGGACGGCGATTCCCTGGCAGCCGCTAAAGTGCTGAAAGACTGGCTGGCGGATACCCGCGCTACCTTGCCTCCGAATCTGCAACTGGAAGTGTACGACGAAACCTGGCAACTGCTGGATGATCGTATTTCGCTGCTGACAACCAATGGCCTGGGCGGTTTAGTGCTGGTCGTACTGTTGTTGTATCTTTTTCTGCCCGGGCGTGTTGCCTTGTGGGTAGCTGTCGGCATTCCCACAGCCTTTCTAGCGGCTTTGGCTATTTTGTGGCTGGTGGGTGGCTCTATTAACATGATCTCGCTATTTGCGCTGATTATGGCGCTGGGTGTGATTGTGGACGACGCCATAGTGGTAGGTGAAGATGCCGATGCCCACGCCCGGCTGGGGCAGCCATCAATGGCTGCCGCTGAAGGTGCGGCAAAGCGCATGGTGTGGCCGGTTCTGGCGTCGTCACTGACCACGGTTGCGGCGTTTACACCTCTGCTGATTGTGGGTGGGGTGATCGGTAATATTCTTGGCGATATTCCGCTGGTGATGATTTGTGTGCTCATCGCGTCGTTGCTGGAATGTTTTGTGGTGTTGCCGGCGCACTTGCGCCACGCCTTTGTGCCGCGTAAAGCCAAAGCGTTCAGCAATAGCGCCGGGGCTAGGCTGGTGCGGGCGCCGGCGGAGGGGATCAGGCGCCTGCGGTCTGGCTTTGAACAGGGCTTCGATCGATTCCGCGAAGGCCGCTTTCGGCGTTTCTCCCACTACAGCCTGCACCATCGGGGGTTTACGCTTGCCGTTGCCTTGGGCCTCGCCATTATGACGGTCGGGTTGCTCAGCGGAGGCCGTATTGGCTTCAACTTTTTCCCCACGCCCGAACCTTCGGTGCTTTATGCCAACGCCAGCTTTGTTGCCGGCACGGATAGCCGCCGGGTAGACCAGTTTATGGCCACCATGGCGAAAAGTTTGAACGCTAACGAGGAGGCCCTGGGTGGCAATCTGCTGTTACACGCGGTTACCACGCGCGGCGGTACCTTGGGCGCCGGTGGTAGTTCCCGCAAGGGCGAAGAGTTGGGCTCGATGATGATCGAAATGGTCCCCTCCGACGAACGCAGCGTGCGCAACGCTGAATTTATCAGTGAACTGCGCGCGCGCCTACCATTGCCAGCGGGGCTGGAGAATCTAAGCATTACTGAACGTGAAGCTGGCCCCCCTGGCAGCGACATTAACGTGCGCCTGACCGGCCCGGATGCGACCAATCTGAAGCGCGCCGCTGAAGAAGTGGTGCAGGCACTGTCCGTGTTACCGGGGGTGCTGGACGCAGAAGACGATATGCCGTGGGGTCGCGAACAGTTGATCTATCAGGTCAGCCCTTGGGGTGAGGCAATGGGCCTCACCACCACCGATCTTGGGCGCCAACTGAGAGCTGCTTTTGATGGTCGGGTTGCACAGATCTATCAGGACGGTCGCGATGAAATGGAGGTGCGGGTGCAGCTGCCGAGATATCAGCGCGAGCGCCTGGCCACCCTGTCGCAAATCACCATCCGCGTGCCTGATGGTCGTTTTGTGCCGCTTACTCAGGTGGTGATGCTTGACCACCGGCAGGGCTTTGAGGCCCTGCGCCACGCCGATGGTTTGCTGGCGATAGAAGTGTCAGCGTCGCTGAACACAGACGTCAGCACCACCAGCGACGTTATTGCCAGCCTGGAAGCCAAAGCGCTGCCTGCCATCGTCAGCCGCTATAACGTGCGTTACAGCTTCGAAGGCCGCTCCGCGGACCAGCGTGAAACCATCGACGATATGAAAACCGGCCTGATCATTGGTTTGGCGCTGATGTATGTGGTGCTGGCCTGGGTGTTTGCGTCCTGGAGCCTGCCGTTGATCGTGATGGCAATTATTCCTTTTGCTTTGGTGGGCGCCATTCTGGGCCACTGGTTGATGGGAATGCAGTTAACGGTGCTGTCGCTGTTTGGGCTATTTGGTTTGTCCGGCATTGTGGTGAACAACGCCATCATACTGGTGTCGTTTTACAATCAGCAGCGGGAAGCGGGGCTGGGCGTCGATGCAGCCCTGAACGAAGCCGTGGTGCAGCGGGTACGTGCGGTATTGCTGACCTCGTTGACCACTATCGGTGGGCTGTTGCCACTGCTGTTTGAAACCTCCTTGCAGGCCCAGTTCCTGATTCCGATGGCCACCTCCATTGCCTTTGGCTTGGGCCTGTCGACCTTGTTGGTGCTGCTGGTGATTCCGGCGTTGCTGTCATACCTTGAGCAACTGAGGGCCTGGTGGGCCAAGGAGCCCACGTGA